A stretch of Lactuca sativa cultivar Salinas chromosome 6, Lsat_Salinas_v11, whole genome shotgun sequence DNA encodes these proteins:
- the LOC111903716 gene encoding uncharacterized protein LOC111903716, which translates to MAASTSTASPQQSPPPPPPPVPESTDESAAKIVHKRYEGLVMVRTKAIKGKGAWYWAHLEPILAHNPDTGLPKAVKLRCCLCGAVFSASNPSRTASEHLKRGTCPNFNSDSNPKPISSISPTGMMNLSSPTSSSSPQPLQNHRKRNSGNRNRATNPPTTYSVAPITMIEPARFSIEGSYPTRPESMPALPAPSTSTSPAVMAVSSSGLYSQHHQQYHHQQQHMMLSGGKEDLGALAMFEDSVKKLKSPKTSPGQTLTKSQIDSSLELLTDWVYENCGSVSFSSLNHPKFKTFLNQLGLPVISRRELAGERLDSKYQNAKSESEARIRDAMFFQISSDGWKSKPGEKLVNLSVNLPNGTSVFRRAVFTNGYVFSKYAEDVLMETIIEICGNNLPQCVGIVSDKFKSKALKNLENQHQWMINLSCQFQGVNSLIKDFNKELPLFKNVTDNCFKLANFVNTTSQIRNSFLKYQFQESGRARLLRVPFKASEIEFEFEPVFNMVEDILTSARTLQLVLLDDSYQKLSMENQLAREIEETIRNPQFWREIEAVHSLVKLIKSMAHEISKERPRIGQCLPLWEELRVKLKDWCVKFQMNETHVDKVFDKRFKRNYHPAWAAAFILDPFYLIRDRTGKYLPPFKCLTPDQEKDVDKLITRLVSQQEAHIALMELMKWRTEGLDPVYAQAVQLKQRDPISGKMKIANPQSSRLVWETYLTEFNSLRKVAVRLIFLHATSCGFKWNWSFLKWAQSRSGMEKAQKLIFIAAHSRVERRDFSNDDEKDAEFFAVANGEDDMLNEVLFDASSP; encoded by the coding sequence ATGGCGGCGTCGACCAGTACAGCCAGTCCCCAAcaatcaccaccacctccaccacccccagTACCGGAGTCAACGGATGAGTCTGCGGCGAAGATTGTTCATAAACGATATGAAGGGCTTGTGATGGTTCGTACGAAAGCGATTAAAGGGAAAGGAGCTTGGTATTGGGCTCATTTAGAGCCGATTCTTGCTCATAATCCCGACACCGGTTTACCAAAAGCCGTCAAGCTCCGGTGTTGTTTATGTGGTGCCGTTTTCTCCGCTTCAAATCCATCAAGAACAGCCTCCGAGCATCTGAAAAGAGGAACTTGTCCAAATTTCAACTCTGATTCTAACCCCAAACCGATTTCCTCCATTTCACCAACTGGAATGATGAATTTGTCGTCTCCGACGTCGTCGTCGTCGCCTCAGCCGCTGCAGAACCACCGCAAACGTAACTCCGGCAACCGTAACAGGGCCACCAATCCTCCCACGACATACTCGGTTGCTCCGATTACAATGATTGAACCAGCAAGATTCTCAATCGAGGGGTCGTACCCAACCCGACCTGAGTCAATGCCTGCATTGCCGGCGCCGTCGACGTCGACGTCGCCGGCTGTTATGGCTGTAAGCAGTAGTGGGTTGTACTCTCAGCATCACCAGCAGTACCACCATCAGCAGCAACATATGATGTTATCAGGTGGGAAAGAAGATTTGGGTGCTTTAGCGATGTTTGAAGATAGTGTGAAGAAATTAAAATCTCCAAAAACATCACCTGGTCAAACGTTGACTAAATCACAAATCGATTCATCGCTCGAATTATTAACAGATTGGGTGTATGAAAATTGTGGGTCAGTTTCGTTTTCtagtttaaatcatccaaaattcAAAACTTTCTTGAATCAACTCGGGTTACCGGTAATCTCCCGCCGGGAACTTGCCGGCGAACGACTGGATTCCAAGTACCAAAATGCGAAGTCTGAATCAGAAGCTCGAATTCGCGACGCAATGTTCTTCCAAATTTCATCAGATGGATGGAAATCAAAACCAGGTGAAAAATTGGTGAATTTATCTGTGAATTTACCGAATGGAACAAGTGTTTTCCGACGAGCTGTTTTTACAAATGGGTATGTATTTTCAAAGTATGCAGAGGATGTTTTAATGGAAACGATCATTGAAATTTGTGGGAATAATTTACCACAATGCGTAGGCATTGTTTCTGATAAATTCAAATCAAAAGCGTTAAAGAATCTCGAAAACCAACATCAATGGATGATCAATCTCTCGTGTCAGTTTCAAGGAGTTAACAGTTTGATTAAAGATTTTAACAAGGAGCTACCATTGTTCAAGAACGTGACAGATAATTGTTTTAAACTAGCAAATTTCGTGAATACCACATCTCAGATTAGAAATTCTTTTCTCAAATATCAGTTTCAAGAATCCGGGCGAGCCAGATTGCTCCGAGTTCCATTCAAAGCCAGTGAAATCGAATTCGAATTCGAACCCGTGTTTAACATGGTGGAAGACATCTTAACCTCCGCCAGAACATTACAATTGGTTTTACTCGACGATAGTTACCAAAAACTATCAATGGAAAACCAACTCGCGAGGGAGATTGAAGAAACAATCCGAAATCCCCAATTTTGGAGGGAAATCGAAGCCGTTCATTCCTTAGTCAAGCTAATTAAATCCATGGCTCACGAAATCTCAAAGGAAAGACCACGAATCGGGCAATGTCTACCACTCTGGGAAGAACTCCGAGTGAAACTCAAAGACTGGTGCGTAAAGTTTCAGATGAACGAAACCCACGTCGACAAGGTGTTCGACAAAAGGTTTAAGAGAAACTATCACCCCGCATGGGCTGCAGCATTCATCCTCGATCCATTCTATCTAATCCGAGATAGAACAGGGAAGTATTTACCACCTTTCAAATGCTTAACTCCCGATCAAGAAAAAGACGTAGACAAACTCATAACACGTCTCGTATCCCAACAAGAAGCTCATATCGCGTTAATGGAGCTCATGAAATGGCGAACAGAAGGGCTAGATCCAGTGTATGCGCAAGCTGTTCAATTGAAACAAAGAGACCCCATTTCGGGTAAAATGAAAATCGCTAATCCACAAAGTAGCAGGTTAGTTTGGGAAACTTATTTAACAGAGTTTAATTCATTGAGGAAAGTTGCAGTGAGGTTGATTTTTCTTCATGCCACGTCATGTGGGTTTAAATGGAATTGGTCTTTCTTGAAATGGGCTCAATCGAGGAGTGGAATGGAAAAAGCTCAGAAATTGATCTTTATTGCTGCTCATTCTAGGGTTGAAAGAAGGGATTTCTCAAATGATGATGAAAAAGATGCAGAATTTTTTGCAGTTGCTAATGGTGAGGATGATATGCTTAATGAGGTTTTGTTTGATGCTTCATCTCCGTAA